One stretch of Bacteroidota bacterium DNA includes these proteins:
- a CDS encoding CGGC domain-containing protein, which yields MSKNIKIGIIICDRYRDCAGGKCFRSMKNREGAFSIYSKDDELELVGYTTCRGCPGGNIEYTPQEMIKNGAEYIHLATGFLVGYPPCPYIQHFRDFIQEKYEVRVILGTHPIPEKYRITHENMGTWNSEEWKKMTALTMTDEETRLAYN from the coding sequence ATGTCAAAAAACATCAAAATCGGAATTATTATCTGTGACCGTTACCGGGATTGTGCCGGTGGCAAATGCTTCCGTTCCATGAAAAACCGGGAAGGTGCCTTCAGCATTTACAGCAAGGACGACGAACTTGAACTGGTAGGTTACACGACCTGCAGGGGGTGTCCGGGTGGAAATATTGAATACACTCCACAGGAGATGATCAAAAACGGTGCAGAATACATACATTTGGCCACAGGGTTCCTGGTCGGTTATCCTCCTTGCCCGTATATTCAGCATTTCCGGGATTTTATCCAGGAAAAGTATGAGGTTCGCGTCATCCTGGGTACACATCCTATTCCTGAAAAATACAGGATCACTCACGAAAACATGGGTACCTGGAATTCAGAAGAATGGAAAAAAATGACCGCTCTGACGATGACTGACGAGGAAACCCGTCTGGCTTACAATTAG
- a CDS encoding DUF134 domain-containing protein, which translates to MPRPKSDRIVHEPPVFSEFKPTGIKGVDLERIQLSLDEFEAFRLADFMGLSHAEAADEMEISRSTFTRLIEDARKKVAEFLIYGRLLSIDGGNVHFRNNIIRCQNCGYMFKTNMEKQLTECPQCHSSNLVSFAGGFGHGACCNFRNRKKGGNYAGI; encoded by the coding sequence ATGCCCCGACCAAAAAGCGATAGAATTGTCCATGAGCCACCTGTTTTTTCGGAGTTCAAGCCAACCGGCATCAAAGGAGTTGACTTAGAAAGAATTCAACTTTCTCTTGATGAATTTGAGGCATTCCGGCTGGCAGATTTTATGGGTTTATCTCATGCCGAGGCAGCTGATGAGATGGAAATATCCCGTTCTACTTTCACCCGCTTGATTGAAGATGCCCGTAAAAAGGTAGCAGAATTCCTGATTTACGGGCGTTTACTGAGCATCGACGGTGGTAACGTGCATTTCAGGAACAACATCATTCGTTGCCAGAATTGTGGTTATATGTTCAAAACAAATATGGAAAAGCAATTGACGGAGTGTCCGCAATGCCACTCCAGCAACCTGGTGAGTTTTGCCGGGGGATTTGGTCACGGGGCTTGCTGCAATTTCAGAAACCGTAAAAAAGGAGGTAATTATGCCGGGATTTGA
- a CDS encoding MFS transporter has product MPEQNKFRIGPVITISIGHFLHDVYSSFLAPILPLLIDKLGMTYSMVGVLSTLQRIPSLLNPFIGVLADRVAMRYLVILAPAVTATAMSLIGVAPSITVLAILLFVMGISSALFHVPAPVMIRKVSGNKIGRGMGWFMFGGEMARTAGPVVILGAVSLWGLEGTYKLIPFGLGATLILYFAFRNIHIREDMQKRENHRGIWNTLRHHKKLFIAITGFTFFMSIMKSSMVTFLPTYLNLRGESLWMSGISLSVLEIAGAAGALFAGRLSDRIGRSISLMIIAIATPFFMLLFLFAAKAWSFLLLICIGLTMFSSTPILMALIQEHASERPAFMNSVYMTISFFISAFNVITIGFMSDILGMNTTFIFAGLLAFLAIPFTFFIRGPRAR; this is encoded by the coding sequence ATGCCAGAACAAAACAAATTCAGAATAGGTCCTGTTATTACCATTTCAATCGGGCATTTTCTGCATGATGTTTATTCTTCGTTCCTTGCTCCTATTCTGCCTCTGCTGATTGACAAACTGGGAATGACCTATTCCATGGTTGGAGTTCTTTCAACGCTTCAGCGTATTCCATCCTTACTAAACCCATTTATTGGGGTACTTGCCGACAGGGTTGCCATGCGCTATCTGGTAATTTTAGCGCCGGCAGTAACTGCGACGGCCATGAGCCTGATCGGGGTAGCGCCATCCATTACGGTACTGGCCATCCTCCTTTTTGTGATGGGGATCAGTTCAGCGTTGTTTCACGTCCCGGCACCTGTGATGATAAGAAAAGTATCCGGCAATAAGATCGGGCGGGGCATGGGCTGGTTTATGTTCGGAGGTGAGATGGCCAGAACTGCGGGACCGGTTGTTATACTTGGAGCGGTTTCCCTTTGGGGACTGGAAGGAACATATAAACTAATACCCTTCGGGCTGGGGGCCACCCTAATCCTCTATTTTGCATTCCGGAACATACACATACGGGAAGATATGCAAAAAAGAGAAAACCACAGGGGTATATGGAATACTCTCAGGCATCACAAGAAACTATTTATTGCCATTACTGGCTTCACATTTTTCATGTCCATCATGAAATCCAGCATGGTTACTTTCCTACCTACATACCTGAATCTCAGGGGAGAATCACTATGGATGAGCGGTATTTCATTGTCGGTGCTGGAGATTGCCGGAGCAGCAGGAGCTCTTTTTGCAGGAAGGCTTTCCGACCGCATTGGACGTAGTATTTCCCTGATGATCATTGCCATCGCTACCCCGTTTTTTATGCTGTTATTTCTTTTCGCAGCTAAAGCATGGTCGTTCCTGTTATTGATTTGCATCGGCCTTACCATGTTCAGTTCCACCCCCATACTGATGGCATTGATCCAGGAACATGCCAGTGAGAGGCCTGCATTTATGAACAGTGTTTATATGACCATAAGCTTCTTCATAAGCGCATTCAATGTGATCACGATTGGCTTTATGAGCGACATCCTGGGAATGAACACAACCTTTATCTTTGCTGGATTACTGGCTTTCCTGGCCATACCCTTTACTTTCTTTATCCGTGGTCCACGAGCACGATAG
- a CDS encoding sulfite exporter TauE/SafE family protein, which yields MEILIICIAAFLTAIMTFFSGFGLGTILTPIFMLFFPVDLAIALTGVVHFLNNIFKVILVGRNANKQVLLRFGIPAVAASFLGAWVLLHIPDARPLFDYDFAGRHFEVYPVKFIISVLLLIFALMDLLPFLKKLSFGREKLPLGGALSGFFGGLSGNQGALRSAFLIKADLSKEAFIGTAVVVSTFVDLTRLSVYASRFLASGLTDNLYIVIPAVISAISGAYLGNKLLKKVTIQSIQLIVALMLIALSLALGMGIV from the coding sequence ATGGAAATCCTTATCATTTGCATTGCAGCTTTTCTCACAGCCATTATGACTTTCTTTTCAGGATTCGGGCTGGGAACCATTCTCACTCCGATATTCATGCTATTTTTTCCGGTAGATCTGGCTATTGCGCTGACAGGGGTTGTACATTTCCTGAACAATATTTTCAAGGTCATCCTGGTAGGAAGGAACGCAAACAAACAGGTACTGTTGCGTTTTGGTATTCCAGCCGTAGCGGCATCCTTTCTAGGAGCCTGGGTTTTATTGCATATTCCGGATGCCAGGCCGCTATTCGATTATGATTTTGCAGGAAGGCATTTTGAAGTCTACCCGGTGAAATTCATCATTTCCGTGTTACTGCTCATTTTTGCCCTTATGGATCTTCTCCCTTTCCTGAAAAAACTCAGCTTTGGGAGGGAGAAATTACCACTTGGCGGAGCCTTGAGCGGTTTTTTCGGAGGACTTTCAGGAAATCAGGGTGCATTGCGAAGCGCCTTCCTGATCAAGGCAGACCTTTCTAAAGAAGCTTTTATCGGCACTGCTGTGGTAGTCTCCACTTTTGTCGACCTCACCCGCCTCAGCGTTTATGCCTCTCGTTTTCTGGCATCAGGACTTACTGATAACCTTTACATTGTCATACCTGCTGTTATCTCTGCTATTTCAGGAGCATATCTCGGGAACAAACTACTGAAAAAAGTGACTATACAATCTATACAACTAATAGTGGCACTGATGCTGATCGCTCTTTCCCTGGCGCTGGGAATGGGAATAGTGTGA
- a CDS encoding DUF5320 domain-containing protein, with protein MPGFDRTGPSGNGPMTGRRRGYCAGNNENKGFAAPPFAWGRGRGFQGYGFGRGRGFGRYTNWYGDEKSFLENEIRMLKDYLAELEKQLKDKDKGI; from the coding sequence ATGCCGGGATTTGACCGTACAGGACCATCGGGGAATGGCCCAATGACCGGAAGACGCAGGGGATACTGCGCCGGTAACAATGAAAACAAGGGCTTTGCCGCCCCGCCTTTTGCATGGGGACGAGGAAGAGGCTTTCAGGGGTATGGATTTGGAAGGGGCCGCGGCTTTGGACGCTATACCAATTGGTATGGTGATGAAAAATCTTTCCTGGAAAATGAAATCAGGATGCTGAAAGATTACCTTGCGGAACTTGAGAAACAGCTGAAGGATAAAGATAAAGGTATTTAA
- a CDS encoding zinc ribbon-containing protein, whose amino-acid sequence MYPGKGLGQGGGKGRNKGGSFGPGGFCVCAKCGEKVPHTQGVKCTTLKCPKCGHTMIREELLAKKSGKTNQ is encoded by the coding sequence ATGTATCCAGGAAAAGGTTTAGGACAAGGAGGGGGAAAAGGCAGGAATAAAGGCGGGAGCTTTGGCCCCGGTGGTTTCTGTGTTTGCGCAAAATGCGGAGAAAAAGTACCCCACACACAGGGAGTGAAATGTACAACCCTGAAGTGCCCCAAATGCGGACATACCATGATCAGAGAGGAATTGCTGGCTAAAAAGTCAGGAAAAACAAATCAATAA
- a CDS encoding TonB-dependent receptor, which translates to MSDEQFILTTNRKALQINLNPTIFGTFAEIGGGQEVARNFFQAGGASGTIAKTISAYDKIFSDWMYNQNKPGRYVSEGRLLKMLNTEYTELINLLADKKDPGTRFFSFANTVTTLNYHKDNECHGWLGVHFQLKPGTLPNEIILHVNLLERDTLLQQQTLGVLGVNLLWACYHKYDRPNDFIQSLLDDLSTDRIEVTMLRMKGPDLDYVDNRLLSVQLVKNGMTRAIMFDRKGQVQQPTDMLYHKNVLAFRGSFRPITYVGFDMLRSSYRMFKRDEDYDRDNTVALCEMTLNNLLEEGSLDERDFLARVDLLNGMGQNVMVSDFREYYKLVSYFSQFRIRNLRIVIGMPTFLKVLEQKYYMQLRGGIFEAFGKLFPENMKLYVYPTISWVSTDKNNIGGDLITSRNVPLPGGLEYLYRYLIENRKIIDLTEVKKEWLFINSAYVLELIKEGKPGWEKMVPRYIEKEIKSRGLFGYRAEKESGKS; encoded by the coding sequence ATGTCAGACGAACAATTCATATTAACCACAAACCGTAAAGCTCTGCAGATTAATCTGAATCCGACTATTTTTGGCACTTTTGCCGAGATTGGCGGCGGACAGGAAGTAGCCAGGAATTTTTTCCAGGCAGGAGGAGCATCAGGAACAATAGCGAAGACCATATCGGCTTACGATAAGATCTTCAGCGATTGGATGTACAACCAGAACAAACCTGGCAGGTATGTATCCGAAGGACGGCTCCTTAAAATGCTCAACACGGAATACACGGAGTTGATAAACCTTTTGGCTGATAAAAAAGATCCGGGTACCCGTTTTTTTTCTTTTGCCAATACTGTTACAACTCTGAATTACCATAAAGACAACGAGTGTCATGGTTGGTTGGGAGTACATTTTCAGCTTAAACCGGGAACTCTCCCCAATGAAATCATACTCCACGTTAATCTTTTAGAGAGGGACACTCTCTTACAGCAACAAACCCTTGGTGTTCTTGGTGTCAACCTGCTTTGGGCCTGTTATCATAAATACGATCGCCCTAATGATTTCATACAATCCCTTCTCGATGACTTATCAACCGACAGGATTGAGGTTACTATGCTCAGGATGAAAGGTCCCGATCTGGATTATGTCGACAACCGTCTGCTCAGCGTACAGCTTGTGAAGAATGGTATGACAAGAGCAATCATGTTTGACCGTAAGGGACAGGTTCAGCAACCTACCGACATGCTGTACCACAAGAATGTGCTGGCTTTCCGTGGCAGTTTCCGCCCTATCACCTATGTGGGTTTCGACATGCTTCGCAGCAGCTACCGGATGTTTAAGCGGGATGAAGACTACGATCGTGACAATACTGTTGCCCTTTGTGAAATGACACTCAACAACCTGCTGGAAGAAGGATCACTGGATGAAAGAGATTTTCTGGCACGTGTTGACCTGCTCAATGGTATGGGGCAAAACGTTATGGTCTCTGATTTCAGGGAGTATTATAAGCTTGTCTCCTATTTCAGCCAGTTCAGGATACGGAACCTCCGTATTGTCATTGGTATGCCTACCTTTCTGAAAGTTCTGGAACAAAAATATTATATGCAGCTCAGAGGAGGTATATTTGAAGCATTCGGAAAGCTGTTTCCTGAGAACATGAAATTGTATGTGTATCCAACTATTTCCTGGGTTTCAACAGATAAAAACAACATTGGCGGCGATCTGATAACTTCACGAAATGTGCCTTTACCAGGCGGATTAGAATACCTTTACCGATATCTTATTGAAAACCGGAAGATCATTGACCTGACCGAAGTAAAGAAAGAATGGTTATTCATTAACTCTGCCTACGTACTGGAATTGATCAAAGAAGGGAAGCCGGGTTGGGAAAAGATGGTTCCGAGATATATCGAAAAGGAAATCAAATCCAGAGGATTGTTTGGTTATCGGGCAGAAAAAGAATCAGGAAAATCATGA
- a CDS encoding replication-associated recombination protein A — MIRMAPLAERLRPETLDEYLGQDHLVGPGAILRKSIEAGSIPSMILWGPPGTGKTTLAYIISKQLNKEFYTLSAISSGVKDVRDVIGKAKYSFSQAILFIDEIHRFSKAQQDSLLGAVEKGTVTLIGATTENPSFEVIAPLLSRCQVYILKSFGEEDLKKLLERAVAFLSKDSGRKIEILENDALFRVSGGDARKLLNALELVVNSDGPGNDIRITNEKTLKVIQQNLALYDKGGEMHYDIISAFIKSMRGSDPNATVYWLARMIEAGEDPKFIARRMLILASEDIGNANPNALLLAEACFNAVMQTGYPECRIILAQTAIYLATSVKSNASYMAIEKALAEVRSSGDQPVPLPIRNAPTRLMKNIGYGKGYKYAHHYENNFTHLDFLPEKLKGMKFYDPGKNHREEDIREYLRKLWGGTYDY; from the coding sequence ATGATCAGGATGGCTCCATTGGCAGAAAGGCTAAGGCCAGAGACCCTGGATGAATATCTGGGGCAGGATCATCTGGTAGGACCGGGAGCTATTCTGCGGAAATCAATTGAGGCCGGAAGCATTCCATCCATGATACTCTGGGGGCCTCCAGGAACGGGAAAAACTACGCTTGCCTACATCATCTCAAAACAATTAAATAAAGAGTTTTATACTTTGAGCGCCATTTCCTCGGGTGTGAAGGATGTCAGAGATGTTATAGGTAAGGCCAAATATTCATTTTCACAGGCCATTTTGTTCATTGATGAGATACATCGTTTCAGCAAAGCGCAGCAGGATTCCCTGTTGGGTGCTGTTGAAAAAGGGACGGTTACCCTTATCGGGGCAACTACAGAAAACCCTTCTTTTGAAGTGATCGCACCACTTTTATCCCGCTGCCAGGTATATATCCTGAAATCGTTTGGCGAGGAAGATCTGAAAAAGCTACTGGAACGAGCCGTTGCATTCCTTTCTAAAGACAGTGGCCGGAAAATCGAAATCCTGGAAAACGATGCTCTTTTCAGAGTTTCAGGCGGTGATGCACGCAAGCTGCTAAATGCCCTGGAACTGGTTGTGAATTCGGATGGACCCGGAAATGATATCAGGATCACGAATGAAAAGACATTAAAAGTAATACAGCAAAATCTTGCCCTTTACGACAAGGGTGGAGAGATGCATTACGATATTATTTCTGCATTTATTAAATCCATGCGGGGCAGTGACCCTAATGCCACTGTTTATTGGCTTGCCCGGATGATAGAAGCCGGTGAGGACCCGAAATTCATAGCTCGCAGGATGCTTATCCTGGCATCGGAAGACATCGGAAATGCCAACCCCAATGCACTCCTGCTGGCTGAAGCCTGTTTCAATGCTGTGATGCAGACAGGATACCCCGAATGCAGGATAATACTTGCACAAACAGCTATCTATCTTGCTACATCGGTAAAAAGCAACGCAAGCTATATGGCTATAGAAAAAGCACTTGCCGAAGTGCGGAGTTCGGGAGATCAGCCTGTCCCCCTGCCCATCCGGAATGCCCCTACACGGCTGATGAAAAACATAGGTTATGGAAAAGGGTATAAATATGCCCATCATTATGAAAATAATTTTACTCATTTGGATTTCCTTCCTGAAAAATTAAAAGGAATGAAATTCTATGATCCCGGAAAAAACCACAGGGAAGAAGATATCAGAGAATATTTAAGAAAGTTGTGGGGAGGGACATATGATTATTAA
- a CDS encoding FAD-dependent oxidoreductase produces MMKTDVLVIGSSAAGLVAATTGKRVYPDKEFVVVTLMPTTLVPCGIPYIFGTVGSSEKDIMPAEKSFEAMGIKTIFDEVTEINREKKTASLRKGETIRFEKLVIGTGSLPCQPAWLKGADLDYVFTVPKNKVYLDEMQNKLKDCKKIITIGAGFIGVEISDELNKVGKDVTLVEKLPNVLGLAFDEDISIKAEAILKDRGVKVLTGLTVKEIYGNTKAEGIVLENGDKMEADAIILSLGYKPNSTLAKQAGLPISDMGFIKVDEYMRTSDPDIFAVGDCAEKRDFVTRKPCPIMLASTACAEARIAGMNLFKLSAIKTFSGTISIFSTALGNTGFGVAGLTETIARKEGFDIVTGVFEGIDRHPGAFADTHKQFVKLVVARESGVILGGEVSGGLSVGELINTLGIIIENRMTINSLLTAQIGTHPLLTASPAGYPLIKAAENACSKIVFAVPV; encoded by the coding sequence ATGATGAAAACAGACGTTTTGGTTATAGGCAGCAGCGCCGCGGGGCTTGTGGCGGCTACTACCGGTAAACGGGTTTATCCCGACAAGGAATTTGTAGTGGTGACTCTTATGCCCACTACCCTGGTGCCCTGTGGTATTCCTTATATCTTTGGGACCGTCGGTTCTTCTGAAAAGGATATAATGCCTGCAGAAAAATCATTTGAGGCAATGGGTATCAAAACTATTTTCGATGAAGTCACAGAGATCAACCGGGAAAAGAAAACTGCCAGCCTCAGGAAAGGGGAGACGATACGTTTTGAGAAACTGGTGATCGGTACCGGCTCATTGCCTTGCCAACCGGCATGGCTTAAGGGTGCCGACCTGGATTATGTCTTTACCGTTCCTAAAAACAAGGTGTATCTCGATGAAATGCAAAATAAATTAAAAGATTGCAAAAAAATCATCACCATCGGGGCAGGCTTTATCGGGGTGGAAATATCCGATGAACTGAATAAAGTTGGTAAAGATGTTACTCTTGTGGAAAAGCTGCCAAATGTCCTTGGACTAGCCTTCGACGAAGATATATCCATTAAAGCAGAAGCCATCCTGAAGGATAGAGGCGTTAAGGTGCTTACCGGACTAACTGTAAAGGAGATTTACGGAAATACGAAGGCGGAGGGAATCGTCCTTGAAAATGGCGATAAAATGGAAGCAGATGCAATAATCCTTTCACTTGGCTATAAGCCAAACTCCACACTGGCTAAACAAGCAGGTCTCCCTATTAGCGACATGGGCTTCATTAAAGTGGATGAATACATGCGTACCTCAGATCCGGATATCTTTGCGGTAGGAGATTGTGCCGAAAAGCGTGATTTTGTTACCCGCAAACCCTGTCCGATCATGCTGGCCTCCACTGCCTGTGCCGAAGCCAGGATCGCCGGTATGAACCTCTTTAAACTTTCTGCAATAAAAACCTTTAGCGGTACCATATCTATCTTCTCTACTGCTTTGGGCAATACAGGATTCGGTGTAGCCGGCCTCACCGAAACCATTGCACGAAAAGAAGGATTTGACATTGTTACCGGTGTTTTCGAAGGTATTGACCGGCATCCCGGTGCATTTGCAGATACCCATAAGCAATTTGTTAAGCTGGTAGTTGCGAGGGAATCCGGTGTTATTCTCGGTGGGGAAGTGTCGGGTGGACTTTCCGTTGGAGAACTTATCAATACCCTGGGGATCATAATTGAGAACCGTATGACCATCAATTCACTGCTAACGGCACAGATCGGCACACACCCGCTTCTGACGGCATCCCCTGCAGGATACCCGTTGATAAAAGCAGCAGAAAACGCATGCTCGAAAATCGTGTTCGCTGTCCCGGTGTGA
- a CDS encoding radical SAM protein, with protein MYKYLFGPVPSRRLGMSLGVDLIPHKVCTYNCVYCECGATTDHTATRREYVPVDEVMRELRDFMEKNPRPDYITFSGAGEPTLNIRFGEVLEFIKTHWPEVPVAVLTNGSLFFNEQVRRELLHADIILPSLDSALERSFRKIDRPVNEIILKEIISGLEQFRQEYHGQIWLEVFILPGYNDDEENLYALKLAFERIRPDRIQLNTLDRPGTKKGLSPAKMVELQAIADYWGLDNVEIIASPPKRKELLSYRSDMESAILETIARRPCTADDIAQILGTHVNEVNKYLGVLEEEGKIRRETGERGVFYKKR; from the coding sequence ATGTATAAATATTTGTTTGGACCTGTTCCATCCCGGCGCCTCGGTATGTCGCTGGGTGTTGATCTTATCCCGCATAAGGTCTGTACATACAATTGCGTTTATTGCGAATGCGGGGCAACCACCGATCACACGGCAACGCGCCGCGAGTATGTCCCGGTAGATGAAGTAATGCGCGAACTGCGCGATTTCATGGAAAAGAACCCCCGGCCGGATTACATAACGTTTTCCGGGGCAGGTGAACCTACCCTCAATATTCGTTTCGGGGAAGTATTGGAATTTATTAAAACCCATTGGCCGGAGGTACCCGTTGCGGTGCTGACCAATGGCAGCCTTTTTTTCAACGAGCAGGTCCGACGGGAACTGCTGCATGCCGATATCATACTTCCCTCTCTCGACAGCGCACTGGAGCGTTCTTTCAGGAAGATTGACCGTCCGGTAAATGAGATCATCCTGAAGGAAATTATCTCGGGGCTTGAACAATTCAGACAGGAATATCACGGGCAGATCTGGCTGGAAGTATTTATCCTGCCCGGCTACAACGACGATGAAGAAAACCTTTACGCCCTTAAACTTGCTTTTGAAAGGATCCGTCCCGACCGCATCCAGTTGAACACCCTCGACCGCCCGGGAACGAAAAAAGGCCTCAGTCCGGCAAAGATGGTTGAACTACAGGCTATTGCCGATTACTGGGGGCTCGACAATGTGGAGATCATCGCTTCCCCTCCCAAACGCAAAGAGCTCCTGTCATACCGCAGCGACATGGAAAGCGCCATCCTGGAAACCATCGCCCGCCGGCCCTGCACCGCAGATGATATTGCCCAGATCCTGGGTACCCATGTCAATGAAGTGAATAAATATCTGGGAGTGCTGGAAGAGGAAGGGAAGATACGGCGTGAAACAGGGGAGAGAGGAGTGTTTTATAAGAAAAGATGA
- a CDS encoding T9SS type A sorting domain-containing protein, with protein sequence MKKAILLTPFILMFLFAASQVPVDHNQHFMEIRKALQVEGSRLQVKGSDLHIPSSPVPSTPIPSSQPPSPQPPSSLSPYFSLQKTLLSIPEVASPGRNRSGDTLYIGITSGEVYQITGTWFFPGTIVLLNNGILRFRHAEATILGNIIAFGSGRMEADSSVLHFPQEFFYQRSLFFLENSAATICNTTLDFGGLVHNIAVAQSASMLFENVTKPDFSTVGLYKGGEIVIDGIDLAGEFIMQDNGRLSISNAETVLVWHQFDDHAEIDFSFPDGMQVGAYVFDTLQSGVQGVDYQVLLSNCADVMWGLMPSKGSDVTISQSDLRTIGLWFVDDDENEVSGFVNNSFYQDFTAPLSDRNLHLQDCNVQTWSIYAFDRAVLDITGCMLGEVGTMGSSSVNGQTFTVDGTGGYVFVSDTSLFISVFAPFISSLRTSGNAVALYAYSSLVNGTITALNNSILILVQSSFPGVPEPRDHAVIWNTAITGPGKAIINSTVDITGSVWIDKGIGSLLMDFSHYDVYYNTATDTSWKLISGYNTNEIRNGILASWNTSGMETGSYQIKTDLFDDQGFYVSCTAPVVLLPEYMGTGEISEDDLILFPNPVNDRLSIHFRKPVDDGAMIYITDAGGKMVKYVGKYDRQTTIIIECGDLSKGIYYVLIDLGHKKIIRKFIFAG encoded by the coding sequence ATGAAGAAAGCAATCCTTTTAACCCCATTTATTCTGATGTTCCTGTTTGCCGCATCTCAAGTTCCGGTTGACCATAATCAGCACTTCATGGAAATCAGGAAAGCATTGCAGGTTGAAGGGAGCAGGTTGCAGGTTAAAGGGAGCGACCTGCACATTCCCAGTTCCCCAGTTCCCAGCACCCCAATTCCCAGCTCCCAGCCCCCCAGCCCCCAGCCCCCCAGTTCCCTCTCCCCTTATTTTTCCCTCCAGAAAACCCTTTTATCCATCCCGGAAGTTGCTTCACCGGGCAGAAATCGTTCCGGGGATACCTTGTACATTGGGATCACATCAGGAGAAGTATATCAAATCACCGGAACATGGTTTTTTCCCGGAACAATAGTGTTATTGAATAATGGTATATTACGGTTTCGCCATGCCGAGGCCACAATCCTGGGGAACATCATCGCTTTTGGAAGTGGTCGTATGGAAGCGGATTCTTCGGTATTGCATTTTCCCCAGGAATTCTTTTATCAGCGTTCATTGTTTTTCCTGGAAAACTCGGCTGCCACTATTTGCAACACTACCCTCGATTTTGGCGGGCTTGTGCATAATATAGCCGTTGCCCAGAGTGCTTCGATGCTGTTCGAAAACGTCACCAAACCTGATTTTTCCACGGTTGGCTTATACAAGGGAGGTGAAATTGTAATAGATGGTATTGACCTTGCCGGGGAATTCATTATGCAGGACAATGGCCGTCTTAGCATCAGTAATGCAGAAACAGTATTGGTTTGGCACCAGTTTGATGATCATGCAGAAATTGACTTTAGTTTTCCGGATGGAATGCAGGTAGGCGCCTATGTTTTTGATACACTTCAGAGCGGAGTTCAGGGAGTGGATTATCAAGTCCTGCTCAGCAACTGTGCTGATGTTATGTGGGGGCTGATGCCTTCTAAGGGATCGGATGTGACCATAAGCCAATCAGACTTGCGTACAATAGGCCTTTGGTTTGTTGATGATGACGAGAATGAGGTTTCGGGTTTTGTAAACAATTCCTTTTATCAGGATTTTACAGCACCATTATCAGACAGGAACCTGCACCTGCAGGATTGCAATGTGCAAACATGGAGTATTTATGCCTTTGACCGGGCTGTTCTGGATATCACCGGTTGTATGCTTGGCGAAGTCGGTACCATGGGTAGTTCTTCGGTAAATGGCCAGACTTTTACCGTTGATGGGACGGGTGGTTATGTGTTTGTAAGCGACACGAGCCTGTTTATTTCAGTCTTTGCACCATTTATTTCATCTCTCAGAACGAGTGGGAATGCCGTAGCGCTTTACGCATACTCCAGCCTTGTTAACGGAACCATAACCGCGCTGAATAATTCGATACTGATTCTGGTGCAATCGTCATTCCCCGGGGTACCGGAACCAAGAGACCACGCAGTGATCTGGAACACGGCCATCACCGGACCGGGCAAAGCAATTATCAATAGTACGGTTGATATTACCGGTTCTGTATGGATTGATAAAGGAATTGGTTCCCTGTTGATGGATTTCAGCCATTATGATGTGTATTACAATACCGCCACTGATACTTCCTGGAAACTTATTTCAGGTTACAACACCAATGAAATCAGGAATGGCATTTTAGCAAGCTGGAATACATCCGGAATGGAAACGGGGTCTTATCAGATAAAAACCGATCTGTTTGATGACCAGGGGTTTTATGTCAGTTGCACTGCACCTGTTGTCTTATTACCTGAATACATGGGTACCGGAGAGATCAGTGAAGATGACCTTATCCTTTTTCCCAATCCGGTAAATGACAGGCTTAGTATTCATTTCAGAAAGCCGGTTGATGATGGAGCTATGATATATATAACGGATGCCGGAGGTAAGATGGTGAAGTACGTAGGAAAATATGACAGGCAAACTACTATCATTATTGAATGTGGTGATTTATCGAAGGGCATTTATTATGTTTTGATCGATCTCGGGCATAAAAAGATAATCAGAAAGTTTATTTTTGCCGGGTAA